The following are encoded in a window of Ruminiclostridium herbifermentans genomic DNA:
- a CDS encoding DUF4320 family protein, giving the protein MNSRHQSTGERNSPLLLFQKLFHDRKGSSYFDLMIKTLVVITLMVTVLSFLSIFTTYLNLNHICRRVVRVVELEGQVSDKAYGVFYRLKQQTGLSPEMTVEDVNYHDGQKIQLRDTFTITMTYNHPFTIFTPSFAPPVKIMIPMKVSITGMSEKYWKLSD; this is encoded by the coding sequence ATGAACAGCAGGCACCAAAGCACGGGGGAGAGAAATTCTCCCCTTTTGCTTTTTCAAAAACTTTTTCATGACAGAAAAGGCAGCAGCTATTTTGACCTGATGATTAAAACACTAGTAGTGATTACACTCATGGTTACGGTGTTGAGCTTTTTGAGTATCTTCACTACATACCTGAACTTGAACCATATATGCCGGCGCGTTGTACGGGTAGTTGAACTGGAGGGCCAGGTATCAGATAAAGCCTATGGCGTTTTCTACCGGCTTAAGCAGCAGACCGGCCTCTCACCGGAGATGACCGTCGAGGATGTGAATTACCATGACGGTCAGAAAATACAGTTAAGGGATACCTTCACGATCACGATGACATACAACCATCCATTTACTATTTTTACACCATCCTTTGCACCTCCAGTTAAGATTATGATTCCTATGAAGGTAAGCATTACCGGCATGTCGGAAAAATATTGGAAGCTCTCCGACTGA
- the cpaB gene encoding Flp pilus assembly protein CpaB: MKLLKNRIFLSIICITIAAVISFVLLPRFYEDKSVTVMVLRAAGDIKAGTEITDKHLATVEVGEYGLPEGIINDKDSILGKITLTDIAKGDYFFSQKLGVFLVNELFDRIAKNNQRLVTVSVPSVAAGLSSHLQSGDIVTVAVFLEQASDGEDSSPQVILYPELKGLEVYSVENARTQDTAEVRKQQSESQSSTGDPVPKAITLIVTEAQAERLIEAEYTGKLHMILEKRGVGHER, translated from the coding sequence TTGAAACTACTGAAAAACCGTATATTTTTAAGTATCATCTGCATTACCATTGCAGCGGTAATTTCCTTTGTGCTTTTACCGCGTTTTTATGAAGATAAAAGCGTAACGGTCATGGTACTGCGGGCAGCAGGAGATATCAAGGCCGGAACAGAGATTACCGATAAACACCTGGCTACTGTAGAAGTAGGAGAATATGGTCTGCCGGAAGGTATTATCAACGATAAAGACTCAATCTTAGGAAAGATTACACTAACTGATATTGCAAAAGGAGATTATTTCTTTTCACAAAAACTCGGCGTATTCCTGGTAAATGAGCTATTTGATCGTATTGCAAAAAATAATCAGAGGCTGGTAACTGTAAGCGTACCAAGCGTTGCAGCTGGACTTTCCTCTCATCTGCAAAGCGGCGATATAGTAACGGTAGCCGTATTTTTGGAGCAGGCCTCCGACGGTGAGGATTCTTCCCCACAGGTTATCCTCTATCCCGAGCTGAAAGGACTGGAGGTTTACAGCGTGGAAAACGCCCGCACACAGGATACTGCAGAGGTACGAAAGCAGCAATCTGAGAGTCAGTCATCTACCGGAGATCCGGTTCCAAAGGCTATAACACTAATTGTTACAGAAGCGCAGGCTGAAAGACTTATCGAGGCCGAATATACAGGGAAACTGCACATGATCCTTGAGAAACGGGGTGTTGGCCATGAGCGGTAA
- a CDS encoding ParA family protein, with amino-acid sequence MSKVIALANQKGGTGKTTTTVNLGIGLAAQGKKVLLVDADAQGNLTDSLGYQEPDNLPVSLATILTKIMMEEPYNADEGILHHAEGVDLMPGNIELSAIEVSLVNTMSRETVLRTYINTVKDKYDYVLIDCMPSLGMLTINALAAADSVIIPVQAHYLPAKGMTQLLQTIARVRRQINPKLTIDGVLLTMVDNRTNFAKDISFILRRDYGDKLRVFQTEIPLSIRAAETSAEGKSIYMHDPHGIAAKAYQAFTKEVQDIGKEQPKRQHKTDISR; translated from the coding sequence GTGTCAAAAGTAATCGCCCTTGCTAATCAGAAGGGTGGCACAGGCAAAACGACCACAACAGTTAATCTTGGCATCGGTCTTGCTGCACAAGGTAAGAAGGTGCTCCTGGTAGACGCTGACGCGCAGGGTAATCTGACGGATTCACTGGGTTACCAGGAACCAGACAATCTGCCCGTTTCATTGGCCACTATCCTTACTAAAATCATGATGGAGGAACCGTACAACGCAGATGAAGGCATCCTTCATCATGCGGAAGGTGTGGATCTTATGCCGGGCAATATAGAACTGTCTGCCATTGAGGTTTCACTGGTTAACACCATGAGTCGTGAAACGGTACTGCGTACATATATCAATACGGTAAAAGACAAATATGATTATGTGCTGATTGATTGTATGCCGAGTTTGGGTATGTTGACAATCAATGCTCTTGCCGCTGCAGACAGCGTGATTATTCCGGTACAGGCTCATTACCTGCCAGCCAAAGGAATGACACAGTTACTGCAGACTATTGCCAGGGTAAGGCGGCAAATCAATCCTAAACTGACCATCGACGGTGTTCTACTCACAATGGTAGATAATCGTACCAACTTTGCAAAGGACATTTCCTTTATTTTACGACGGGACTACGGCGACAAGCTACGAGTATTCCAAACGGAAATTCCCTTATCAATCCGGGCTGCTGAAACAAGTGCCGAGGGGAAAAGCATTTATATGCATGATCCACATGGTATTGCTGCTAAAGCCTATCAGGCCTTTACAAAGGAGGTGCAGGACATTGGCAAAGAGCAACCCAAGAGACAGCATAAAACTGACATCAGTAGATGA
- the istB gene encoding IS21-like element helper ATPase IstB: MNNSTYKQLCRNMEILGLGQMVIHLDEISNFVTSNNLSFTEGLLRLSNYEVDFKEAKASRSMIKAAAFPFVKELKDYDFNFQPSVNQQEIQELCTLGFLERNENIVFLGPSGVGKTHLATSIGIAAAKKRTSTYFIKCHDLLQQLKKAKLENRLDVRLRHFCHYRLLIIDELGYLPIDKEDSNMFFQLIDMRYERKSTILTTNMNFNEWDGVFYDAVVANAILDRVLHHAHVISISGKSYRLKDHMKQGE, encoded by the coding sequence ATGAATAACAGTACATACAAACAGTTATGCAGGAATATGGAGATTCTTGGCCTTGGGCAAATGGTAATTCATCTTGATGAAATATCTAATTTTGTGACATCCAACAATCTTTCGTTTACAGAAGGACTACTGAGACTTAGTAATTACGAAGTTGATTTTAAGGAGGCCAAAGCATCTAGATCTATGATTAAAGCAGCAGCATTTCCTTTTGTAAAGGAATTGAAAGATTATGATTTCAATTTTCAGCCGTCAGTAAATCAGCAAGAAATACAAGAACTTTGCACGCTTGGTTTTCTTGAAAGAAATGAGAATATAGTATTTCTTGGTCCAAGTGGTGTTGGAAAGACTCATCTGGCAACATCAATAGGAATAGCTGCAGCAAAGAAACGTACTAGCACATATTTTATCAAATGTCATGATTTATTGCAGCAACTAAAGAAAGCAAAACTGGAAAACAGACTTGATGTAAGACTCAGACACTTCTGCCATTACAGACTACTTATCATTGATGAACTTGGCTACTTACCCATTGATAAAGAAGATTCTAATATGTTTTTTCAGCTTATAGATATGAGATATGAGAGAAAAAGTACCATTCTTACAACAAACATGAATTTCAACGAATGGGATGGTGTATTCTATGACGCAGTTGTAGCCAATGCAATACTTGACAGGGTATTGCACCATGCACATGTAATATCTATATCTGGAAAGTCATACAGATTAAAGGATCATATGAAGCAAGGAGAATAG
- the istA gene encoding IS21 family transposase, whose amino-acid sequence MIIKSSIITDLNIQTVKDLYKLKPFMEDTTLKVNKSQIARELDVDRRTVDKYINGFHKAKSRECVNCITAYYDIIAELLSDNSQQIFYYRRVLWQYLVDNHSYEGSYVNFCYYLRKYPELDSYFKKSRPSNANNVTIRYETGMGQQAQLDWKESIRFTLSTGEIIEVNIFVLLLSYSRFRVYRVSLSKTQDILFSFLDDAFNTFGGVPSVIVTDNMKTVMDEPRTEYTEGKINIKFKQFADDYGFKVHPCIAGRPRTKAKVEAPMKLLDEIRAYNGKLDYKELNELVTRINNRVNMQVNQGTGRIPLMYFNKEKAFLGSLPAYTIRKPYQITPHKVKVNSSSMFNHNGCQYSVPPEYVGKTLTLQVYDGYIHVYYNIELITIHTLSKKKLNYLNEHYTAIARKSHAFKEENINERAKENLQVIGEVYSYE is encoded by the coding sequence ATGATTATCAAAAGTAGTATCATAACAGATTTAAATATTCAAACTGTCAAGGATCTTTATAAGTTAAAACCATTTATGGAGGATACAACATTGAAAGTTAATAAAAGCCAGATCGCAAGGGAACTTGATGTCGATAGGCGTACAGTTGATAAATACATTAATGGCTTTCATAAGGCCAAATCCAGAGAATGCGTGAATTGTATCACTGCTTACTATGACATTATTGCAGAGCTTCTATCTGATAACAGCCAGCAGATATTTTATTACAGAAGAGTTTTATGGCAATACCTAGTAGACAATCATTCTTATGAAGGGTCTTATGTGAATTTCTGCTACTATCTAAGAAAATATCCTGAACTAGACTCATATTTCAAAAAAAGCAGACCTTCAAACGCAAATAACGTAACCATACGTTATGAAACAGGAATGGGTCAACAAGCACAACTAGACTGGAAAGAGTCTATACGATTTACTCTTTCAACAGGTGAAATAATAGAAGTAAACATATTTGTATTATTGCTGTCATATTCACGTTTTAGAGTGTACAGGGTATCTCTATCAAAAACACAGGATATATTATTTTCATTCCTTGATGATGCGTTTAACACGTTTGGAGGTGTTCCAAGTGTGATTGTCACCGATAATATGAAAACAGTTATGGATGAGCCAAGAACAGAGTATACAGAAGGGAAAATAAATATAAAATTTAAGCAGTTTGCGGATGATTATGGTTTTAAGGTGCACCCTTGTATTGCAGGAAGACCAAGAACAAAAGCCAAAGTAGAAGCACCAATGAAACTACTTGATGAGATAAGAGCCTACAATGGAAAACTTGATTACAAGGAACTTAATGAGTTGGTCACACGAATAAATAACAGAGTAAACATGCAGGTAAATCAAGGTACAGGTCGTATTCCATTAATGTATTTCAACAAGGAAAAAGCTTTCTTAGGAAGCTTACCAGCCTATACCATAAGAAAGCCTTATCAAATAACTCCACATAAAGTAAAAGTTAATTCATCCAGCATGTTCAACCATAATGGATGCCAGTATTCTGTACCACCAGAATACGTTGGAAAAACTCTTACTTTACAAGTGTATGATGGTTACATACATGTTTATTATAACATAGAATTAATAACTATCCATACCCTTAGTAAAAAGAAACTTAATTACCTTAATGAACACTATACTGCTATAGCAAGAAAATCGCATGCATTTAAGGAAGAAAATATAAATGAGCGGGCAAAAGAAAACTTACAGGTTATAGGAGAAGTATACAGTTATGAATAA
- a CDS encoding ATPase, T2SS/T4P/T4SS family, with translation MNQGFSVNDLIYRANKLRSDSGESMQAQDYSEILDKLQRIIAKNHSSELAQVLYSEEAEEKLKDLIMRYLNSEQLVAKDKGNISELVDAIYYDMAGMGLLSPYLQDTDTEEINVNGYGGIWVLYKDRKVRLNETFGTPEACSNIVRKMSRFGNVILDGSKPIGDSFIARGVRMSGAISPCVDPDAGAIASIRKQKPSFITRENLIEWDTATAEELDFLTLCVNNGVSVAIAGATGSGKTADMGYILSCVPPDKRIVTIEDTRELSLAKFDENGVMINDVIHLLTKEEPNPISMLDLLKLSLRLHPEILVPAEMRGKEALTVQEAGRTGHTIVSTLHANSARTAYDRILTMCLEAGTSLSEERLLKNIVEAFPIMLFKMQLPDKSRKYMEIFEATGVENGEVTGSTLYKYVIDHYERDKDGKIIKAVGTHKRLGCISPELAEKLLIGGVPQEELLRFTKGGA, from the coding sequence GTGAACCAAGGGTTTTCAGTAAATGACCTGATTTACCGGGCTAACAAACTGCGTTCTGACAGTGGTGAGAGTATGCAGGCCCAAGATTACAGCGAAATTCTTGATAAACTGCAGCGTATAATAGCGAAGAATCATTCATCGGAGCTTGCCCAGGTGTTGTACTCGGAGGAAGCCGAGGAAAAGCTTAAAGACCTAATCATGCGCTATTTAAACAGTGAGCAGCTGGTTGCAAAGGATAAAGGCAACATTTCTGAATTGGTAGACGCGATATATTATGACATGGCGGGTATGGGACTGTTATCACCATATCTTCAGGATACTGACACGGAGGAAATAAACGTCAACGGTTATGGCGGCATTTGGGTACTGTATAAGGATAGAAAGGTGCGGCTCAATGAAACCTTTGGTACACCCGAAGCCTGCTCCAATATTGTAAGAAAGATGAGCCGATTTGGGAATGTCATTCTCGATGGCTCAAAACCTATTGGAGACAGTTTCATTGCACGAGGTGTTCGAATGTCGGGCGCTATTTCGCCCTGCGTTGACCCGGATGCGGGTGCTATTGCCTCCATCAGGAAACAAAAGCCCTCTTTCATTACAAGGGAAAATCTGATTGAGTGGGATACGGCCACAGCAGAGGAACTGGACTTTCTGACCCTATGTGTTAATAACGGCGTATCAGTTGCAATAGCTGGAGCAACCGGCAGCGGGAAAACCGCTGATATGGGATACATACTAAGCTGCGTACCTCCGGATAAACGCATTGTCACAATAGAGGACACCCGTGAACTGTCACTGGCAAAGTTTGATGAAAACGGTGTAATGATAAATGATGTCATACATCTTTTAACCAAGGAAGAACCTAATCCTATTTCCATGCTGGATTTATTGAAACTATCACTAAGGCTGCATCCTGAAATCCTTGTACCTGCAGAGATGCGTGGAAAAGAAGCATTGACCGTGCAGGAAGCCGGACGGACAGGGCACACCATTGTCAGTACCCTCCATGCCAACAGTGCACGGACGGCATATGACAGAATCCTTACCATGTGCCTTGAGGCAGGAACATCCTTATCAGAAGAAAGACTTCTGAAAAACATTGTTGAAGCTTTTCCCATTATGCTTTTCAAAATGCAGCTTCCGGACAAATCCCGCAAATATATGGAAATCTTTGAGGCTACAGGGGTAGAGAATGGTGAGGTAACAGGAAGTACCTTATATAAATATGTTATTGACCATTATGAACGGGATAAAGACGGTAAGATTATTAAGGCTGTGGGCACCCATAAGCGTTTAGGTTGCATTTCGCCGGAACTTGCAGAAAAACTGCTGATAGGCGGTGTCCCTCAAGAAGAGCTTCTTCGCTTTACGAAAGGGGGAGCATGA
- a CDS encoding cobalamin biosynthesis protein CobQ encodes MSGKTYTVWGGNNCGKTTFAVNLACALSKRDMLVGLISSNLTYGDLQVFFGQNVPPEKGLFKALKDDNPNIGDKFSHYEGSKNLFFLSVPTCYTGLLCDTVTLQETERMMKAATMVFDILIVDGAPELTNPISGVGLWLAERIFTLHKPSIAAQMWYRSVSDFTRELHIADKQTHILVSPNGEFDDKPYRSMMKVPFAYELPYIKRAGELENAGTPLYSYHDRFCKRYSKVLEKIASSICGGEKR; translated from the coding sequence ATGAGCGGTAAAACCTATACTGTTTGGGGAGGTAATAATTGCGGTAAAACAACTTTCGCAGTAAACCTGGCCTGTGCACTTTCTAAACGTGATATGCTGGTAGGACTCATTTCCTCAAATTTGACATATGGAGATCTGCAAGTCTTTTTCGGCCAGAATGTTCCTCCTGAGAAAGGCCTTTTTAAAGCATTGAAAGATGATAACCCAAACATTGGAGATAAGTTTAGCCATTACGAGGGGAGTAAAAACCTGTTTTTTCTATCAGTGCCTACCTGCTATACCGGGCTTCTCTGTGATACCGTAACCCTTCAGGAAACTGAACGCATGATGAAAGCCGCAACGATGGTATTTGATATTCTCATCGTGGATGGTGCCCCTGAGTTGACCAACCCGATATCCGGAGTAGGCCTCTGGCTGGCTGAAAGAATATTTACCCTGCATAAGCCCTCAATAGCTGCCCAAATGTGGTACAGGAGTGTTTCCGATTTTACCCGGGAGCTGCATATTGCAGACAAGCAGACTCATATTCTTGTGTCTCCTAATGGTGAATTTGATGATAAACCCTATCGAAGTATGATGAAAGTGCCTTTTGCCTATGAGCTGCCATATATCAAACGGGCAGGAGAACTTGAGAATGCCGGGACACCGCTGTATTCCTATCATGATCGGTTCTGCAAACGTTATAGCAAGGTACTGGAGAAAATCGCATCCTCGATTTGTGGAGGTGAAAAGAGGTGA